One Centroberyx gerrardi isolate f3 chromosome 6, fCenGer3.hap1.cur.20231027, whole genome shotgun sequence genomic region harbors:
- the neu4 gene encoding sialidase-4 has translation MRSPYFPARSVLFHKEANGVTYRVPALLYLPRSKCFLAFCEERLSPSDSQAHLLVMRKGTFYRNYVEWEDMRVLGTAHLAGHRSMNPCPVYDEFTGTLFLFFIAVLGHTSESYQLVTGKNVTRLCYISSTDNGDTWGPVTDLTKRVIGDTIKQWATFALGPGHGIQLKSGRLLIPAYAYHIDCKECFSQLCQTTPRAFCFHSDTHGRTWRFGEAVPGPESVECQMVSVDEEDGSNVLYCNARSPLGCRVQALSLDDGAVFQEGQLVQRLVEPRNGCHGSIVGFPAPLHLCQPLKHHSPLRHAHSKHWASCMTYPSHSKLATQARTSPITTSATSSSSDSIPASPSPTNITPTLAPTPTPPNPSSPQNFLTPTWVVYSHPTWPNARRDLGVSLSLFPRDPDSWCGPWVIYEGPSAYSDLAYLELPPSPGAPPAVAFACLFECGTRTAYDEISFSIFTLYELIDNLPQNRQHHSTRQQEAGVPQTGQSCTSGHEAQSTTRLMMPHVRKRREKSKLSELCSVS, from the exons ATGAGATCGCCATATTTCCCAGCGAGGTCGGTGCTGTTCCATAAGGAGGCCAATGGAGTGACATACCGAGTCCCAGCGCTGCTCTACCTGCCCCGCTCCAAGTGCTTCCTGGCCTTCTGCGAGGAGAGACTCAGCCCCTCGGACTCTCAGGCTCACCTGCTGGTCATGAGGAAAGGCACTTTCTACAGGAACTATGTGGAG TGGGAGGACATGCGTGTGCTGGGCACTGCTCATCTGGCAGGCCACCGGTCCATGAACCCATGTCCGGTGTATGATGAGTTCACAGGCACACTCTTCCTGTTCTTCATCGCTGTCCTGGGCCACACCTCTGAGTCCTACCAGCTGGTGACGGGGAAGAACGTGACCCGCCTCTGCTACATCTCCAGCACGGACAACGGGGACACCTGGGGTCCCGTCACTGACCTCACCAAGAGGGTCATAGGGGACACCATTAAAC AATGGGCCACTTTCGCCCTGGGCCCGGGCCACGGCATCCAGCTGAAGTCCGGTCGTCTGCTGATTCCTGCCTACGCCTACCACATCGACTGTAAAGAGTGCTTCAGCCAGCTGTGCCAGACCACTCCCCGCGCCTTCTGCTTCCACAGCGACACCCACGGGCGCACCTGGCGGTTTGGGGAGGCGGTGCCGGGGCCGGAGAGCGTGGAGTGTCAGATGGTGTCGGTGGATGAAGAGGATGGGAGCAACGTGTTGTACTGTAACGCGCGCAGCCCCCTCGGCTGCCGGGTTCAGGCCCTCAGTCTGGATGACGGAGCGGTGTTTCAGGAAGGGCAACTGGTGCAGCGGCTGGTGGAGCCTCGAAACGGTTGTCATGGCAGCATCGTGGGATTCCCTGCACCTCTACACCTCTGTCAGCCCCTTAAACATCACTCCCCCCTCCGCCATGCCCACTCCAAACACTGGGCATCCTGCATGACTTACCCAAGTCACTCCAAGCTAGCCACTCAGGCACGTACCAGTCCAATCACAACATCAGCCACCTCCAGCTCCAGTGACTCCATCCCAGCCTCCCCCTCTCCTACAAACATCACCCCCACCCTGGCTCCTacacccaccccacccaaccccaGCTCCCCTCAGAATTTCCTTACTCCCACCTGGGTGGTATACTCCCACCCAACGTGGCCGAATGCACGGCGGGACCTCGGGGTGTCCCTCAGCCTGTTTCCCCGTGATCCGGACAGCTGGTGTGGCCCCTGGGTGATCTACGAGGGTCCCAGTGCCTACTCCGACCTGGCCTATCTGGAGCTGCCGCCCTCCCCCGGTGCCCCGCCCGCTGTGGCCTTCGCCTGCCTGTTTGAGTGTGGCACCAGGACGGCCTACGATGAAATCTCCTTTAGCATCTTCACCCTGTACGAGCTTATCGATAACCTTCCCCAGAACAGGCAGCATCACAGCACACGGCAGCAGGAGGCCGGAGTCCCTCAGACAGGACAGAGTTGTACAAGTGGACATGAAGCTCAAAGTACGACTCGTCTCATGATGCCTcatgtgaggaagaggagagagaagagcaagcTGAGTGAGCTGTGCTCTGTCTCTTAA
- the wdr53 gene encoding WD repeat-containing protein 53 yields MARQWGEGHSTSILCVGAAGGPEGLLASGSEGGEVTVWNQEGTIVGHLTLPGEEDNTSVVFSPAASGLLYVSHGETVSVLDPRNLKGAVEEFQGAGEEEINALALNETGSALAVADDSGAVRVLELPGGKVCRTLRRHTNICSSVAFRPHRPNNLVSAGLDMQVMLWGLQKTRPLWTLNLQEVAEEEEDHQQRAGQLFNPPLAHCVSVASCGNVLACAAEDGRVHLMRIGSGSKLEQQGAVKAHSQGASQAHFVSFLSHQYWLATGGNDGQVALWDLSQDPVVAPEGKAKPRVTAAHRRKVKGKAKAKQQSQDTAKNPSKVEPDKEEAEREGEEQEAAGTEEVLKPGPKLRISHGNKVNWVCPAVLKGEPSLVVADQSSSLTVYSLSGL; encoded by the exons ATGGCCAGGCAGTGGGGTGAGGGCCACTCCACATCCATACTGTGTGTTGGGGCTGCCGGGGGCCCCGAGGGTCTGCTCGCCTCAGGCTCTGAGGGTGGAGAGGTAACGGTGTGGAACCAAGAAGGAACCATCGTAGGCCATCTCACCCTCCCTGGTGAGGAGGACAATACAAGTGTGGTGTTCTCACCTGCAGCCTCGGGCCTGCTGTATGTGTCACATGGAGAGACGGTGAGTGTGCTCGACCCGCGGAACCTGAAGGGGGCCGTGGAGGAGTTTCAGGGTGCAGGGGAAGAGGAGATCAACGCTTTGGCGCTAAACGAGACCGGCTCGGCCCTGGCAGTGGCTGATGACTCTGGGGCAGTTCGGGTACTGGAGCTTCCTGGGGGAAAGGTCTGCAGGACCCTCCGAAGACACACTAATATCTGCTCCTCGGTGGCTTTCCGGCCTCACAGGCCCAACAACCTggtctctgctggactggacatgcag GTGATGCTGTGGGGTCTGCAGAAGACCCGTCCCCTTTGGACCCTCAACCTCCAGGAAgtggcagaggaagaagaggaccaTCAGCAGAGGGCCGGCCAGCTTTTCAACCCGCCGCTGGCCCACTGCGTCTCTGTGGCAAGTTGTGGGAACGTTTTGGCGTGTGCAGCCGAGGACGGGCGGGTGCATCTGATGCGGATCGGCAGCGGCTCTAAACTTGAGCAGCAGGGAGCAGTCAAGGCCCACAGTCAGGGAGCCTCACAGGCCCATTTTGTTAGTTTCCTTTCCCACCAATACTGGCTAGCCACTGGAGGGAATGACGGTCAGGTCGCCCTCTGGGACCTCAGCCAGGACCCAGTGGTTGCCCCAGAAGGGAAGGCCAAACCTCGAGTAACGGCAGCCCATCGCAGGAAGGTTAAGGGCAAGGCaaaagccaaacagcagtcccaggatacagcaaagaaccCATCTAAGGTCGAACCAGACAAAGAGGAGGCTGAGCGGGAGGGGGAGGAACAGGAGGCAGCAGGCACAGAGGAAGTGCTGAAGCCTGGGCCCAAACTCCGCATCAGCCACGGGAACAAGGTGAACTGGGTGTGTCCTGCTGTGCTGAAAGGAGAGCCCAGTCTGGTAGTGGCAGATCAGAGCTCCAGTCTGACGGTCTACTCTCTCTCTGGACTGTAG
- the srprb gene encoding signal recognition particle receptor subunit beta: MEADSIRESGTMEEKTDVEIENPFEPYIESLRQELENQDPIFIIGLIVALAVVVITFVFLKYFLTSKTVRSAVLLVGLCESGKTLLFSRLLSGKFKRTQTSITDSSAPYKTKNDKSSTWTLIDLPGHDSLRPQYMEKFKSAARAIVFVVDSAIFQKEVRDVAEFLYFLLTDTVISRNAPTLLVACNKQDITMAKSAKLIQQQLEKELNTLRVTRSAALSSQDGSVGGTMHLGKKGKDFEFSQLPMKVEFLECSARGSKGEDGGADIESLEKSLAKL, encoded by the exons atggaggcagacagCATCAGGGAGTCTGGTACTatggaggagaaaacagacGTAGAAATAGAAAACCCATTTGAACCGTATATTGAATCACTGCGTCAGGAGCTGGAAAACCAAGATCCCATCTTTATCATCGGACTTATTGTCGCTTTGGCGGTCGTTGTCATCACTTTTG TATTTCTGAAGTATTTTCTCACAAGCAAAACTGTCCGAAGTGCTGTGCTGCTGGTCGGATTATGCGAATCTGGAAAAACTCTCCTTTTCAGTCGG CTTCTGTCAGGAAAGTTCAAGAGAACACAGACCTCCATCACTGACAGCAGTGCGCCATACAAAACCAAAAACGACAAG AGCAGCACCTGGACCCTGATAGACCTCCCAGGTCATGACAGTCTTCGTCCTCAGTACATGGAGAAGTTCAAGTCTGCAGCCAG AGCCATTGTGTTTGTGGTGGACAGTGCCATCTTCCAGAAGGAAGTGAGAGACGTGGCTGAGTTCCTGTACTTTTTGTTGACGGACACTGTGATCTCTAGGAACGCTCCTACTCTCTTGGTGGCATGCAACAAACAAG ATATCACCATGGCAAAATCAGCCAAactgatacagcagcagctggagaagGAACT gAACACATTGAGAGTGACTCGCTCAGCAGCCCTGAGCTCTCAGGACGGCTCAGTGGGTGGCACCATGCATCtggggaagaaaggaaaggactTTGAGTTTAGCCAGCTGCCCATGAAGGTGGAGTTCCTGGAGTGCAGCGCCCGCGGCAGCAAAGGCGAGGACGGGGGCGCAGACATCGAGAGCCTGGAGAAGAGCCTGGCTAAACTGTAA